Proteins encoded by one window of Glycine soja cultivar W05 chromosome 15, ASM419377v2, whole genome shotgun sequence:
- the LOC114388290 gene encoding ferric reduction oxidase 7, chloroplastic-like yields the protein MEKNSVDYSPLLSPRGDETAIKTTSFLVSATKWTLKTLILVIFVLWTTFIFSLPAKPVNELFSKWNDLNRDTPFGVTGSIFLVFTAPILIIAFLAIAHLILTGEDQLQGKKTSKLPRFRLWTFPVLVKGPFGVVSATELIGIVLVLLYVIWALYAYTVRALDFISEFDVSSFRDKSIIMFKVMGLRTGAIGLMCLAFLFIPVSRGSVLLRYIDIPFEHATRYHVWLGHLTMVIFTVHGLLYVVAWAMEGHLLQELVQWKDIGVANLPGVISLLAGLLMWVTSLPGVRTWNFELFFYTHQLYVVFIVFLALHVGDFVFTMAAGGIFLFVLDRFLRFCQSRRTVNVISSRCLPCGTVELVLSKPQSLRYNALSFIFVQVRELSWLQWHPFSVSSSPLDGKNHLAILIKVLGKWTEKLRHRITDVDAQKDSSVITTSVEGPYGHEVPYHLMYENLILVAGGIGLSPFLAILSDILHRVREGKPCQSRNILLVWAVKKSNELPLLSTIDMQSICPSFSDKVNIDIHIYVTRESDPPVEEGYSYKPIKSSFCPMASDCGMSVLVGTGDNVWSGLYVISSTVGFVILLALLYVYYIAPFHIETWWYKGLLYLICMVASVVIFGGSVVAMWHIWEKQNSLKDNSNDTKVDKIHQNGSLTPKAPSQVSIAKSTVIRYGSRPDFKEIYESMSEKWGLVDVGIIVCGPSTLQTSVAEEIRSHSMTRQRHHPIFHFHSHSFDL from the exons ATGGAGAAAAACTCTGTTGATTATAGTCCTTTGCTTTCTCCTCGAGGTGATGAAACTGCAATCAAGACAACATCTTTTCTTGTGTCAGCTACTAAATGGACTCTCAAGACTTTGATCTTGGTGATCTTTGTTCTATGGACaactttcattttttctctcccTGCAAAGCCTGTGAATGAGTTGTTCTCAAAATGGAATGATCTCAACCGTGACACTCCTTTTGGAGTCACAG gAAGCATTTTTCTGGTCTTCACTGCCCCAATTCTCATAATTGCATTTCTTGCCATCGCACACCTAATTCTTACTGGGGAGGATCAGCTTCAGGG GAAGAAGACGTCCAAACTTCCAAGGTTTCGCCTATGGACATTTCCTGTGCTTGTGAAGGGACCATTTGGGGTTGTTTCTGCCACAGAGCTTATTGGGATTGTCCTCGTTTTGTTGTATGTTATCTGGGCTCTCTATGCTTACACTGTGAGGGCGCTTGATTTTATCTCTGAATTTGATGTGTCGTCCTTTAGAGACAAGAG CATAATCATGTTCAAAGTTATGGGACTTCGCACGGGCGCAATTGGGTTAATGTGTTTGGCTTTCCTATTTATCCCAGTTTCAAGGGGATCTGTTCTTCTCCGCTATATAGATATCCCTTTTGAACACGCCACAAGATATCATGTATGGTTGGGACATCTTACAATGGTGATTTTTACTGTCCACGGACTCCTCTATGTTGTTGCATGGGCAATGGAAGGACACCTTCTACAAGAA TTAGTACAATGGAAAGATATTGGTGTTGCCAATCTCCCAGGAGTTATTAGCCTTCTAGCTGGTTTGTTAATGTGGGTGACCTCTCTTCCCGGAGTGCGAACGTGGAACTTTGAGTTGTTTTTCTACACCCACCAATTATATGTAGTCTTTATTGTCTTTTTGGCCCTGCATGTTGGTGACTTTGTTTTCACTATGGCTGCTGGGGGAATATTTCTCTTTGTGCTTGATCGATTTCTGAGGTTCTGCCAATCACGAAGGACAGTTAATGTGATCTCATCTAGATGCCTTCCATGTGGCACTGTGGAATTGGTTCTGTCTAAACCTCAAA GTTTGAGATACAATGCACTAAGTTTCATTTTCGTTCAAGTCCGGGAACTATCATGGCTGCAGTGGCATCCATTCAGTGTTTCTTCTAGCCCTTTGGATGGAAAGAATCACCTTGCTATTCTCATTAAGGTTCTTGGCAAATGGACAGAAAAGTTGAGACACAGGATTACTGATGTTGATGCACAAAAAGATTCATCTGTCATAACAACTTCAGTTGAGGGGCCATATGGGCATGAAGTACCATACCACTTAAT GTACGAAAATCTTATATTAGTGGCTGGTGGTATTGGACTTTCACCCTTCCTTGCTATATTGAGTGACATTCTCCACCGTGTTAGGGAGGGGAAACCCTGTCAATCGAGAAATATTTTACTTGTTTGGGCGGTGAAAAAATCAAACGAGCTTCCACTTCTCTCAACCATTGACATGCAATCAATTTGTCCATCCTTTTCAGATAAAGTAAACATTGATATCCATATTTATGTCACCCGAGAATCAGATCCTCCAGTG GAAGAGGGATACAGTTACAAACCAATAAAATCTTCATTCTGCCCTATGGCTAGTGATTGTGGCATGTCTGTTTTGGTTGGTACAGGAGACAATGTTTGGTCTGGATTGTATGTCATTTCATCTACCGTTGGCTTTGTGATATTGCTGGCTTTGTTGTATGTTTACTACATAGCCCCATTTCACATAGAAACATGGTGGTACAAGGGACTACTATATTTAATCTGCATGGTTGCAAGTGTTGTTATCTTTGGTGGTTCAGTGGTTGCAATGTGGCATATTTGGGAAAAGCAAAATTCTTTGAAGGACAATTCCAATGATACAAAGGTTGATAAGATTCATCAGAATGGCTCTTTGACTCCCAAGGCTCCAAGTCAAGTTAGTATTGCTAAGTCAACTGTCATTCGTTATGGTTCCAGGCCAGACTTTAAAG AAATTTATGAATCAATGTCAGAGAAATGGGGCCTTGTTGATGTGGGTATCATAGTTTGTGGCCCTTCAACACTTCAGACAAGTGTTGCTGAAGAAATCAGGTCACACAGTATGACAAGACAACGCCATCATCCCATCTTCCATTTCCACAGTCACAGCTTTGATCTCTAG